A stretch of DNA from Arthrobacter globiformis:
ACGCCCAAGGGGACGTCGGGCTCGTAGCGCAGGAGGCTGCGTACCAGCATCACGGGTGTCGCCGAGGCCCATGCCTGGGGTGAGCAAGCAGTTGGATAGGGGAGGGGCTGGGGGCAATCCGAACGGCTGAATCCGCAGAACAGTTCGGGCAGCCGGTTGTCGGTGTATTCGGCGGCTTCCATCAGTGAGGTGGACAGCTGCCGCGCTTCCTTCACGAAGCCGTACCGCATGAGACCTGCGACTATGAGCGCATTGTCGTGAGGCCAGACAGAGCCGTTGTGGTAGCTGACCGGGTTATACGCCCCCATGTCCGTTGCCAGGGTGCGCACGCCCCAGCCGCTGAACATTTCCGCGGACATCAGCCGGCGGGCAACTTGTTGTGCCTTATCCTCGTCCACGATGCCTGACCACAGGCAATGGCCCATGTTGGAGGCGCACGCGTCGACGGGCCGCTTATCCCGGTCGAGTGCGATTGCGTAGTACCCGCGGTCCGGCATCCAGAACTGTTCGTTGAACTGTTTTTTCAGCTGTTCCGCACGTTCCCGGAGGTCCTTGCCGAGAGCCTCGTCACCGGCGTCGTAGGCAATCCAGGCCCGTGCCATGTAGGCGCTGTAGACATAGCCTTGAACCTCGCAGAGCGCAATGGGCGGCTCGGCAAGCCTGCCATCGGCGAAGCTGATCCCGTCCCAGGAGTCCTTCCAGCCCTGGTTGGCGAGGCCCTGGTCGGTGAGGCGCTTGTACTCAACGAAGCCGTCGCCGTCGCGGTCTCCGTAGTCCCGGATCCACTTAAGGGCACGGTCTGCATGGGGTACCAGCGCTGCGATGTCGTGGGCAGCAAGTCCCCAGCGGCTTGCTTCGCCGAGCAGGGTGACGAACAGGGGAGTGGCGTCGGCAGTGCCGTAGTAGGCTGATCTGCCGCCGAGGGCCAGGCTCGTTCCGACGTCGAGCCGCACCTCGTGCAGAATTCGGCCGGGTTGCTCTTCGGTCAGCGGATCCACTTTCGTGCCTTGCCGGTCGGCCAGCGTCTGCAGAGTGCCCAACGCCAGTGTTGCGTCGACGGGCAGGACCATAAAGGAGGACAGAAGGGAGTCCCGCCCGAACAGTGCCATGAACCATGGTGCGCCGGCGGCGACGACCATGCGGTCGGGATGGTCGGGGTCAACGATGCGCAGGGCCCCGATGTCGTCGTGGCTGCGCAGGAGGCTTCGTTCTACGGTTGGATTGCCCACACGGGGAAGTGGAATATGTGCATCCCATGCTTTCTGGCGCCGCTCCTGTGCTGAGATCATCTCGGCTGAGAGGACGAGGGTCGGCAGGCCCGCGTCGACTTCGGTTTCAGCTGTCAGCGGCAGCACGGTCGCCCGGGCACTCCACTTTCCGTGCGCCGGGACGATCATGTGCAGGAGGAGACCTTCCTCGCTGGCTTCGGCGTCGCGCATCCGCACGACGATTCCTTTCCGTGTTTCCTGCCATGCCGCTTCTATCGTCACGGACCCGGCTCTCGTCCGCCGGGTCTGTTCCCACAGTCGGTGGAACCGGCCCTCTTTGACTTCGAAAAGGTCCGCGAAGTCGGCGTCCACGGCCAAGGCGATCTCGCAGGAGGCGGGCTGCAGGGAATAGTTGTGAATTGTGATGTCTTCCACGATGCCGTTTCCCAGCTCGCGGTTCCGCTCGACCGTCAGCGGGGTGTCGGTGAGTCCATCGCTCCGCGCTGCCCTCCCCATGTACGTGCCCTGGTAGGGCGAAGGGGTCCACGCTCCCAGTGGCTCCACAGGCTGTCCATTTACGGTGAGCGACCATCGTGACACGATCCTGGTGTCCCGCTGGAAAACGCCGTGAGGATGATGGGGGAAGATGTCACCGTTCTGCAGCGATATACAGAAGGATGATCCTGCCACCAACGTCAGGGCTCCCTGCCCGATCGGCCCGGCCGCGTTGTCTGCATTCCATCCAGCCATCTCAGGCTCCTTGCGAAGACGCCACACCAACCTGAGCCGAATCTACGCCCATCGCAGAACGCCTGCCAGATGGGGGCCCAAGCGCTGTGGTCAGAGCGGGCTGTTCGTGACGATGAAGGAACCAGGGGGAAAAGGATAGAGCCGAATCCATTCGTGTTCATGATCACGCGGCTGTATTCGGGGGCGCTTCCGGGCCGTAGCCGGGCGCAGCCCCCTGCCGAGACATGATCGAGCTGGCGCACGGAATAGGGGCAGTACTGTTCGCCAAAGGCATCGAAAACCACGAAGAACTGACCGCCGTCACACGAGCGGGCATGGCCGCCCGGACAGGGCTACCTGCTCGGCTGGCCCTCCCTGCATTCTCTGGGCTGGAGCATTCCGGTGGGAAGCAGGACAAAAAACCCGGCCTGCTTGCCACAGGAAAATTCCAAGGCTCTTGCACCCATGGTCAAACGCCCGCCTCGAGCACCATGGGCCAGGAACTGCGGCCCGAGTGATGCCGGGCCTCTCTGGCACAAGGAGTTGATATGGGCGCGGTCGGGGTGTGGCTTTGTATGAACAGCGAGAATGCCGAGGCCATCCGGTTTCATGAGAAGAGCGGCTTCGAGCGCGTCGGCATCAAGACGTTTACGTTAGGCAACCCTGGTGAACACGAATTCGTCAAGGAGTACTCCCTGCAGCCAGCGCCGCAGCCGCTCGCTCCGGCGCGGCGTCGTAGGGGTGCCGTCGAGACTAAAAGCGGAGGGCTGCAGTGGCGAGTCCGATGAGAGTCGCATGCTCCCCGTCCTGCGCTTCATGTTCCAGCTGAATGGTGCGGCTCCGGTGTGCTGTGGCCGTGACTCTGAACTCCGCCCCGCCGGCCCGGACAGTATCGCCCACCTGTACATGCTGCAGTTGGGGTGGGGCGTCTTGCTGGTTCTCGGCAAGCATGGCGTGCAGTCCTGGTCGTGATGCCGGGTGCGGTGCAAGTGGCTGCCATCGGTTCCGGTACCGGCGGAAACGGTCCCCCCGGCCACCTGCGTGGCCGGGGGCCGCCGGGCGGGATGTGCCGTGCGCTGCTGCTGCATGTGCGCTATCAAGGCGCGGTGGCGCGTGTAGTTATACCAACCGCCCAATAGGCAGCGTTAGCGTGTAACGGCCATCCCGTCCCGGTCTGTTAGGCGCCGATCTGCTGCTGGCCGCCCTTGGTCTCGATTTCGATCTTGCGCGGAGCTGCCTGGGCTGCCACCGGGATCCGGAGCGTCAGGACGCCCGCGTCGTAATTGGCTTTGACGTTCTCCGTTTCCAGTGCGTCACCGAGGACCAGCTGCCGGCTAAAAACGCCGCGGGGCCGCTCGGACGCAAGGAGTTCGGTGCCCTCGCCCACGGGTGCCTTCCGTTCAGCTCGAACGGTCAGGGCATTCTGTTCCACGCCCAGATCGATCGAATCGACCTCCACGCCGGGCAGATCAAACGCGACGACATATTCATCACCTTCCCGCCAGGCGTCCATCGGCATCGCTGCCGGACGGGCCACGGTGCCCAGGACCTGCTCGGCGAGACGGTCCAGCTGGCGGAACGGATCTAACATCAACATGACATACCTCCTCGGTCAACGATGACCGGATCTATATCCGCTGACATAGATCTATATAGCACCGGTCACTTGGTGTGACAAGAGGTTTTCCCTCGTCGGAATCGGTTTTCCCGGAAAATTTGGGGCTGCGCAGAAGGTGACGTGGTCCCCTTCTTCAGCGCGCTGTAGGCGACGGGCCCCTCTTCCTCGATCACGTCATACCCAGTCGCGCTGCCGTCGAAGTGGCGCCAAGCGCACGTTCCAGACCGAGGACAGTCTGTTCCGCACCGGTCTCCGCCGAGCGGGGCTGCCTGTCTGCAGCTGGCAGTGAGCTGCCACGTCCATAGGGCTTTCCTCTCCTGATCTGTCAGGGCGCGCCGTACAACACTTGGCACGCGGGGAGCGCTGTTCCCGCTCGGCTGCGTGAATGCGTAGTCGCCCTGGTGGAAAGACGGGTACCTGCCACTGATGCTTGGGATACCGCCGATGCAATTCGCAGAGGGGGAACTCCAGAATCCCGCCCTCGGGCTGCCCTGACAGCGCTTAGCGTTCCCCCCATTACTCCCAGCCCAGCCATTCAATTGCCTCCTGTGTTATTTCGGGGGGAACCGCATGGCCGCCCCGGAACTCCCGGTAGGTGACGTTGTAGCCCTCTCTGTTTAGGAGCGGCACCAACCGGCGGCTGGTGCGGTCAATGGGCAGGACGTTGTCCCGGTCTCCGTGGGAAACGAAAATGTGGGGTCTGCCGGTCCGAAGCGCGGGAGGGATAAACCCGGGGGAGAAGGCAATGATCTTGGCAAAGAGGCCGCCGTTCGCCAGGCCCAGCCCCAACGCGTAGGAAGCTCCATCGGAGAACCCGCCGATCGCGATACGGTTCGGGTCAACGAAGACCAGTTGGAAGATCTGTTCAAGCGCCCGGTTTATCGCCTTGACGTCGGTGCCGAATACGCCGCGGACACCGTCCCAGGTTGAGGTTCTGGACGAGGGTGCGGCAAGGACGAGTCTGTGTTCTTCGGCATAGCCGGACAGCAGCCCCAGCCCTCCTGCCGCATCGCCTCCCGCTCCGTGAAGCAAGAGAGTAAGCGGTGCCGGCCGTCCTTGGCGCAACGCTGCGGGCACGTAGAGCAGGGTGTCCCGTGCCCGTTCAATACCTAGGTCATACTGTCCCGGGGCAGGTGCAGGGCCTGGTTCCTTGCCTGGCGCCGCGGTCAAGGCAGCGAGATTCCATGAGGCTTGCAACGGGAGGATCCATGGTTACTTGGGGGCAACGGTGAGGGCAGCCGCCGTTGGTGCAGCTACCCTCCCGAGATGGTTGGCAGGGCAACAGGCCTCTAATAGAAGGAAATGAGCTCTACAAGTTCTCCGACCCGGTCTTCCGGGTAGTTCCGGGCGATGTCGGCCTGACTGATGATGCCAATCAGGTCGTGGCCGTCGATGACGGGCAGCCGGCGGACCTGGTGCTCTCCCATGGTCCTGATTGCTTCCTCGATTGAGTCATCGGCGCCAATGGTGACCGGCTTGCCCTGCCCAAAGTCCCCCGCCTTGGCCGTGCGTGGATCGCCGCCTTCGGCGAAGCATTTGATGACGATGTCGCGGTCCGTGATCATGCCCTTGAGCCTGTTGTCCTCCCCGCAGATCGGCAGGGCGCCGACGTCCAGCTCTTTCATCTTCCGGGCCGCGGCTTCCAGGCTTTCATTTTCACCGACGCATTCGACGCCGCCGGTCATGATTTCACGTGCTGTCGTCATGGCGCTCTCCTCAAACTGGATGGCTGGTTCCGGACCGCGCCCGTGCCGCTGTCCTCTTTTGGCTCGGGCACGCCTTAACGCTAAGTATGCTGAGCGTCGGTGTCCAGAGCAGGAACGATGGCCGCCTTGGGCCAGCTGGCGACACGCGGGATGCCGTCCGCAACATCGTCACACCCCCGGAGGAGCACGGATGCATGACAGCTCCAACGGTGGAAGTGGCTATCCACGAACTGATGGATCTCGCCGGGAATCTTGTCTACGGACTGCTTTCGGAGCGGGGCCTGCTCGGTGACGGGCTGGACGTCGAGGAGTACACGGGGATCCATTCCTGGGTGGAGGGCCTCACCCGCTATACCGTCGTGCACTCCAGGACCGTGGCGGTGCTTTTCGATGACACACGCCTGGTGGATGCCATCCCGTTCCACCACGACCTGCTTGGCGCCGACGATCCGAAGAGCTTCTTCACCCTTCCGGAGTCGCGGCATCCCGATTAAGCTCCACAGTTGAACGGCTACCGAAAGGGCTAACAGATGGGCGCGTGGGGCTTTTTGCCTTTCGAGAATGATGATGCACTGGACTGGCTAGATGAGCTCGAGACCGGGGGTGCTGAGGTGGTGCGGGGTGCGCTGACGAACGCGTGCACTGGTTATCTGGAAGCACCAGAGGGCAGCGTCGCAGTTGCCGCTGCTGAAATCACCTCGGCCTGCCAAGGAAGCCCGCTAGACGATCTGCCGGAAAACGTGGCGTCATGGGTCACTGCTCACGGCGCGGAGCTTGGTCCCGAGGATGTGGAGCTCGCGCTGCAGGCGATTGCACGGGTAACCGGGGATGAATCGGAGTTGGCCGAGCTCTGGGACGACGCCGACGAACCGGAGTGGCGGGAATCCCTCACCGAACTTTCCGAGAGACTGCAAGCAGCACTGCGGTAGGTCAAGTTCACCGTGCTGTCAGGTGCCCGTCATCCTGCACTGGTAGGGTCCGGTCATGGATGAACTGCTGACTAACCTGACGGCGACCCCTGCCGCAAAGGTGACGGACTACGCCGGCCGGAAAGGCTTCGACGAGAACTTCCTGGGCTTGCCCGTTCCGTTGCCAGTCCTGGCCGGCGTGGATACGGCCCTGCTGCCCTACACACACTTCTCGGTGCTGATGCGCCTGGACAAGCGCCTCGCCGCTGTCACGGGCGTGGGTATCGACGGCGAGAAGCTGATGGACCTGGACCGGGCTGGAATACCTTGGAAGTTGGATCCCCGGCTTCCCGCAGGCCAGCAGACGGGGGAGCGGGTCTACGCCCGCAACGACATCGACCGCGGCCACCTGGTGCGCACGTCCTCCGTCGTCTGGGGCGACAGCGTGGCCGAGGCGCAGCTCGCCAACGAGGACACCTTCCACTACACGAACGCCGCCCCGCAGGCAGCCCAGTTCAACCAGGGCATCGAACTGTGGCTGGGCATCGAGGACTACCTTCAGGAACACGCCGCCCAGTACCGCAGCCGGGTCGTGGTCTTCACCGGCCCCATCTTCAGCGACACCGACCCGGTCTACCGGGGCGTGGACATTCCGCTGCGCTTTTTCAAGGTCGCCGCCTTCATCCACGAGGGGGAGCTGGCGGCCACCGGGTACGTGGTGGACCAGACACCGCAGCTGGCCGAACTGCCGGACGTACCGCGGCCCGGGGTCACCGAGGACGTCCCGCCACTGGGCCCGTTCCGAACCTTCCAGGTGCCCATCCGGGACATCGCGGTGCTGACCGAGCTGGACGTGGACCAGCTGATCGAGGTAGATCGGATGCCGATCGCCGCGACCCTCGGCGCCGCCCCGGTCGGGTCCACCTGGCGGAAGCTGGGCAACGTCGAAGACCTCGACCTGGACTTCGACCTGGAGGACTGAGGGGTACAGGAGAGGACGCCCCGAGCCACCGCCTTTTTGCCACTGCAGGATGCCGCCACTGCAGGACAAGAACCCGCAATCTCTATAGCCTTGGGATGTGGAGGGCCTATGACAGTTCGCAGCGCAGGCATTCTCCTGTACCGGCGGAGCCCGGATGGGCACTTGGAGGTTTGGATCGCCCATAATGGTGGCCCTCACTGGACCGGCATGGACACCCGCGCCTGGTCAATTCCAAAGGGACTATACCTCGACGGGGAGGACCCGCTGGTGGCCGCGCTGCGGGAGTTCGCCGAAGAAATCGGGACGCGGCGCCTCAGGCGTACTACCTTGAGCTGGGCGCTTTCCGGCAGCCTTCGGGGAAGGTCATCACCGCCTTTGCCGCCGAAGCGGATTTCCAGCCAGAGCAGATCACCAGCAACACGTTCCCGCTGGAATGGCCGAAGGGTTCCGGTGTTGTCCGGGAATATCCCGAAATCGACGATGCCAGATGGTTCAGAGAGTCCGAGGCGCGCAGCAAACTGGCGAAGGGGCAGGTACCGATCCTCGATGCCCTCGGCGAGTACCTCGGGAAGCTGGACGGGTCCTGAAGTGGGGAGCTCTCAGGCAACCTTGTTCTCCGCCGCTGGGTAGAAGCTACGAGCGCATGGCGCCGGTGTACAGCCTCGCTGTGCCGTTGAGCCCGGCGATGGCATCGTTGATCGTGCTGCGTATCATCTCGTACTGCACGTCATCCGGGACGGCCTCCACCTCTTTCCTGGCGTCCACGAAGTCGATGGCTTCCTGGGCCCGGGCCTCCAGGATGGCCCCTGCCAGGTGCACCATCTCGTGAAGGTGAGTGATGGCGTGCCGAATGTGCTCGCGCCCAGCTTCAGGGACGCCGGCCAGCAGCTCAGGGTACTCAGGGTCAACATCGTGGGCCGGGCCCGTCGCGGTGCCAACCGAGAGCCAGTGCTCCGCGGTGTCGTCCTCGTCGTCCTGCTTCCAGTAGATCTGCAGGTCCGTAATGGCGCGTGTGACCGGGTTTAAGGTTGTCGCCCTGATGTTCAGATTCCCGAACGGGCTCTCCTCCAGCATGACCCCGGCCAGGAATCCCAGCCGGCAGTGCGCGCTGAACTGGTCAGCCCACTCAAACCAGGGACGGGTGCTGGGATTCGGTTCATCCACTCCGGCGTTCATGACCATGTAGGCCACCGTGTTGAGCAGCTCGAAGGCCGTGTCCTGGTCGGCCGGGTCCAGGTCCCGGAAAATACTCTCGGCGACCTCATGAATCGCGGTCAGCTGCGCGGCAAGTTCTGCGACCATGTCCGCTTCGTCCTGGTCCTCAGCGGGAATCTCCTAGTGCGGCGCATCCATCCGCTGCACGCGCCCGGCAACATCAATCCAGTCCATGCCCTCCGAATCGGACCACACGGTCATCTGGAGCTGATCCGTGACGTCCAGGACGGTGCTGGCGGCCAACGGCTTGTCACCGGGCGCCTTGTAAGGACCGAAGTCAACGGACTCTAGGCCGCTCTCAGAGCACAGCTGCACCAGCTCGGCCACCGGGTCTTCGTCCTCATCGAGGGGATTCACCTCACTGTCCCACCCGCTGTGTCCGGTACCCTCGCGCACCGTGTCATTCAAGGCCCGGAAAACCAGGTTCGTGTCGCTGTTGCTCTGGTGGACCGGCACCGCGGTTTCGAGCAGCTTCACCATACCGGCGACACCTCCACGAAGCTGTCGCCCTCTCTTGCCATCTCCGCCAGCTCCAGCCCAAGGCCGGGGGCCTCCGAATCAACGGCCTGAATCCAGTCATCAGCGCGGCGGTCGCCCAGCCGGTCGATCCGCAGCCAGAGCCGCTGTCCGCTCTCGTCCGGGCCGCCGCCCTCGCGGTGGCCCCGCCACATGGTCAGCCACGCATCCTGCTCGCCGGCGAGGTAATTCCCCGGGAGCAGCGCCACAACGGAGACAGTGCCAGGATCGCGCTGGAAGAGCGGCTCGAAGTGGAGGTCCTCGAAGACATCTGCCAAGCCTGCTGCCAGGTCCCTGATGATGAAGCACGCTCGTGGATCCTGGGAGTCATGGCTCGGGCTGGTCACTAAGGTCTCCTCGTCGTCACTGCGCCTGTCCTCCAAGGCTTGTCGCCGCCCGGTGGCGACGGTTGTGGTCTCCGCCGTGCCATCAAAGGACCATCACACGCCTACTCGGCGATGTCCTCCGCCCACAGGTCCGGGTTTTTCTCCTGGAAGGTGCGCATCATGTCCACGCAGCGCTGATCATCCAGAACCACCACCTCAACGCCACGGGAACGCAGAAGCCCGAACTCGCCCTCGAAGGTTTGCGCTTCACCCACCACCACCCGGGGGATCTTGAACTGGATGATGGTTCCGGTGCACATGGCACAGGGGGCGAGGGTGGTGTAGAGCGTGGTGTCCCGGTAGCTCTTCTGCCGGCCGGCTGCGCGAAGGGCGGACATTTCCCCGTGCGCGATCGGATCGCCGTTTTGGACCCGTTCGTTGTGTCCGCTCGCGATGATCACACCGTCACGGGCGAGTGCTGCTCCGATAGGGATCCCGCCTTCGCTGAGGCTCTTTTGGGCGGCCTGATAAGCGGCTTCGAAGGCGGGGTCGTGGGCTGTCTGTGGATTTGGGGTGGCGGCTTGCTGCTGTTCTTGGGTCATGTGGTCATCTTCGCATGCGGCTATTTCCGACCGCTTCGGCAAACGCACTGGCCGGTGGAGGAGGTGCCATCGCGCCCGACGCTTTAGACGGCCTGGAGGTAGAGATAGTCGCCGGCGGCTTCCTCGAAGCCGAAGTCCATCCAGTAGCGCCGTAATGCGTCCGTGGCCGCCACATGCTCCGGAGACCCTTCCTCAAGCGGCACGGCCAAACCGCCGGTAAAGCTGCGATTTAACCGCCATCTTGGACTAACAGTCACAGTCATTGGTGGCTTGACGGTTTTCCTCCCGCCAGAAGGCCAGCCAGGTAAATCAGCAGTCCCCAGGAGTGACTCCGCCGCCTGCTCGGGGATGCTGTCCGCCAGCTCAATGGCCGGTGCGCATCCGGTCACGTGCGCAATTCATCAGGGCGGACAAGTCCAGCCCATAGGTCGGCCCTCCGCCGGAACCGTACTCCTCGAGTCGGGCCGCGCCGCGCTCGAAGAGACGGAGCGCGCCAATGCTGTTTCCCCCGGGCGGCGTGGGTGAGCCCGACGCAGATCTGGGCGAGACCCTGCCAGAGGTTGCGTTCTTCGGCCGGCCCGGCTTTCCAACGGGCCTCGAGTACCTCATGGGCGGCGAAGGGCCGGCCGGCCTCCACCAGACTCCGAGCCGAGACCAACGTCTGCGCCGGCGGCAGCGGCTCCTCCGAGACCGGCTCAACGCCGGCGCTTCCGTACGGCAGGGGCCGCCCAAGAGCGTCACGGGGGCGGGCCTGACGCGGGCGCCTTAGAGCGTCCCTATCCCTGTCACCGGTCATTGCAGTCTCCATCCTGGGCGTGGCTGGACCTTGTCAGGTTCATTAAACGGGCATTGGTACGGAACGACCAGCTGAACAACAAGCGGAGATCGTCAGCGTATGGCTCGCCGCGTCCTAACTCGACGGGTCTGAGCGCTTCCTGGGCCGCTCGAGTGAGTATGCCAGGAACGGCCACGGCGGCAACGTCGCACTCCGGGAACTGGGTGCCGCCGACGCCCGGCACCGGCAGCACTTCCAGTTCAGCATCTTGCAGGTCTTCTCGCCGACCACTCCGTCCGCGCAGGTGGATGCTGCCGAAGCCCAATTCAAGCGGGCGCTCCTGACCCGGCAGTCCGGCATGAACCTGAACTAAGAGCGGCCGCGCCGTTCCGAGCCGGCGTAGGTGGCGCTTGGCACACTTTGGCGGTGACATCTCTGCTGACGACCTGTCACCCCCCATAGTGATGGGCCCCGCATCTTCTGACCCATGTCAAGCGGTGCGGAGATCACTGGGTTGGTTGCGAGTGTGGATGCCCTCGAGTCGTAAACCCAGGGCGTCTACGCGGCTGTGGAATTTGCGCGCCAGTGCGTAGGCCTCCCGCGCCTCGTCCAGAAACTCCGCACCGGCAAGGTCGCCGGCCCAGTCCACCAGATCTGCGATCTTCTTCAGGTGCTACTAAGAAAACGAGGAGCGTCCTTCTCTGACAAGTGCATGCCATATCCCCCAATGGTTGTCGTCGGCGAGGCCCCAATCATGCCCGGCCAGACTGCTACATATACCAGTCGGCTTGTTTGAATAAGTTTTCTGATGGTCAGGTTTCGCGAGGCACGCAGCAGAACCGCCGTTTTTCGTCGTGCTCACACCCCGATAAGAATCGCTCAACGCGCTGCTATCCGGTATACGGATACGTGACTGCGCGCTGCCGCTGAGAATTCGCTCCGGTCCCAGTCTGCCCATCGGGATTCGAGCATAAATCCGGCCAGCCGGGCCATGAGATCCAGCTCGCTGGGCCAGATGTATCGGTGCGGTGTCCGTGCGATCCGGGCATCGCGGCCATCCGACAGCTCCGGGCCGAACCGCACATGGTGGGAGATGACGTGCTGGTGGAGCACATCGTAGGTGTCGACCAGGAGGTACCCGGGCTCGCTCACGGTTCCGCCATGTCCGGGTGGTAGCGAACGCAATTGGGGCACCCAGAGTTCAACGACGAAGCACCCGCCAGGTGCAAGGCGGCGGGCAGCATTTTGGAAGCAGCGGACCTGTTCTTCCTGGTCAAGGAGGTTGGAGATGGTGTTGAACACAAGGAATGCAAGGGAGAAACTGTCACCCGCCCGGGCCTCGGTCATGTCACCCGTGGACCACGGGAATGCGGGCTTCTCCGACCTTTTGACGGAGACGGGCGATCATCGCGTGAGACAGTTCGATACCGCTGACAGCGACCCCCGCCTCCGATAGGGGGATGGCTACACGGCCCGTGCCAATGGCAAACTCGACGGCCGGACCGTCGCCCGCGAGCTTTGCCAGGACCTCCACCGTCGGGCCCAGTACCTCGGCGGAGAACATTCCCTCGCCTGGCGTGTCGTACCGTTTCGCGGCCTCATCGTCCCATCTAGTAGACGCCGCGGGTACCGCCGTG
This window harbors:
- a CDS encoding amylo-alpha-1,6-glucosidase, which produces MAGWNADNAAGPIGQGALTLVAGSSFCISLQNGDIFPHHPHGVFQRDTRIVSRWSLTVNGQPVEPLGAWTPSPYQGTYMGRAARSDGLTDTPLTVERNRELGNGIVEDITIHNYSLQPASCEIALAVDADFADLFEVKEGRFHRLWEQTRRTRAGSVTIEAAWQETRKGIVVRMRDAEASEEGLLLHMIVPAHGKWSARATVLPLTAETEVDAGLPTLVLSAEMISAQERRQKAWDAHIPLPRVGNPTVERSLLRSHDDIGALRIVDPDHPDRMVVAAGAPWFMALFGRDSLLSSFMVLPVDATLALGTLQTLADRQGTKVDPLTEEQPGRILHEVRLDVGTSLALGGRSAYYGTADATPLFVTLLGEASRWGLAAHDIAALVPHADRALKWIRDYGDRDGDGFVEYKRLTDQGLANQGWKDSWDGISFADGRLAEPPIALCEVQGYVYSAYMARAWIAYDAGDEALGKDLRERAEQLKKQFNEQFWMPDRGYYAIALDRDKRPVDACASNMGHCLWSGIVDEDKAQQVARRLMSAEMFSGWGVRTLATDMGAYNPVSYHNGSVWPHDNALIVAGLMRYGFVKEARQLSTSLMEAAEYTDNRLPELFCGFSRSDCPQPLPYPTACSPQAWASATPVMLVRSLLRYEPDVPLGVLWIDPALPERWGSMHTTNLPVGGARVTLDVSASHVTVEGLPPGMVFRRGTRPPLADLMEAKQAASQVMDGWRRLPRCTAQGRWLGECDDSLES
- a CDS encoding Hsp20/alpha crystallin family protein translates to MLMLDPFRQLDRLAEQVLGTVARPAAMPMDAWREGDEYVVAFDLPGVEVDSIDLGVEQNALTVRAERKAPVGEGTELLASERPRGVFSRQLVLGDALETENVKANYDAGVLTLRIPVAAQAAPRKIEIETKGGQQQIGA
- a CDS encoding CBS domain-containing protein, translating into MTTAREIMTGGVECVGENESLEAAARKMKELDVGALPICGEDNRLKGMITDRDIVIKCFAEGGDPRTAKAGDFGQGKPVTIGADDSIEEAIRTMGEHQVRRLPVIDGHDLIGIISQADIARNYPEDRVGELVELISFY
- a CDS encoding DUF4259 domain-containing protein; translation: MGAWGFLPFENDDALDWLDELETGGAEVVRGALTNACTGYLEAPEGSVAVAAAEITSACQGSPLDDLPENVASWVTAHGAELGPEDVELALQAIARVTGDESELAELWDDADEPEWRESLTELSERLQAALR
- a CDS encoding DNA/RNA non-specific endonuclease codes for the protein MDELLTNLTATPAAKVTDYAGRKGFDENFLGLPVPLPVLAGVDTALLPYTHFSVLMRLDKRLAAVTGVGIDGEKLMDLDRAGIPWKLDPRLPAGQQTGERVYARNDIDRGHLVRTSSVVWGDSVAEAQLANEDTFHYTNAAPQAAQFNQGIELWLGIEDYLQEHAAQYRSRVVVFTGPIFSDTDPVYRGVDIPLRFFKVAAFIHEGELAATGYVVDQTPQLAELPDVPRPGVTEDVPPLGPFRTFQVPIRDIAVLTELDVDQLIEVDRMPIAATLGAAPVGSTWRKLGNVEDLDLDFDLED
- a CDS encoding nucleoside deaminase, translated to MTQEQQQAATPNPQTAHDPAFEAAYQAAQKSLSEGGIPIGAALARDGVIIASGHNERVQNGDPIAHGEMSALRAAGRQKSYRDTTLYTTLAPCAMCTGTIIQFKIPRVVVGEAQTFEGEFGLLRSRGVEVVVLDDQRCVDMMRTFQEKNPDLWAEDIAE
- a CDS encoding DUF309 domain-containing protein, translated to METAMTGDRDRDALRRPRQARPRDALGRPLPYGSAGVEPVSEEPLPPAQTLVSARSLVEAGRPFAAHEVLEARWKAGPAEERNLWQGLAQICVGLTHAARGKQHWRAPSLRARRGPTRGVRFRRRADLWAGLVRPDELRT